A genomic region of Alicyclobacillus sp. SO9 contains the following coding sequences:
- a CDS encoding oxidoreductase, producing MEKWDVSNMPQMSGKVVVVTGANSGIGFESAKALAGNGATVVLAVRNLKKGMEAADKIQQMHQTARVKALTLDLADLASIRAFPEQLNQAGFVKLDVLVNNAGVMAPPLKKTTDGFELQFGTNHLGHFVLTHQLLPFLKQEGGRVVSVSSMAHVQGQIDFENLDAAKGYSRWRFYGQSKLANLLFAYELQRRLTAAGWPVISVACHPGFAATNLTAAGVGMNMGVFGRGLAAFANLFAQSAYMGALPTVYAAVNENLRGGEYIGPVGKSGMKGYPGIVKSNDRSYDTELAQKLWRVSEDLTGVHYSFE from the coding sequence ATGGAGAAGTGGGACGTTTCCAACATGCCGCAAATGTCCGGCAAGGTCGTTGTGGTTACAGGTGCGAACAGCGGGATTGGGTTTGAGTCCGCAAAAGCATTGGCGGGGAACGGCGCAACCGTTGTGTTAGCTGTACGGAATTTGAAAAAGGGAATGGAAGCTGCTGATAAAATTCAGCAGATGCACCAAACGGCGAGGGTGAAGGCGCTGACTCTCGATTTAGCCGATCTCGCCAGTATCCGGGCGTTTCCTGAACAACTGAATCAGGCAGGGTTTGTAAAGTTGGATGTACTGGTCAATAATGCGGGCGTCATGGCGCCGCCGCTCAAAAAGACGACGGATGGATTTGAACTTCAGTTTGGAACGAACCACCTTGGTCATTTTGTGCTAACACATCAGCTCTTGCCCTTCTTGAAACAGGAAGGTGGACGCGTGGTATCAGTAAGCAGCATGGCACATGTACAGGGACAAATCGACTTTGAGAATTTGGATGCAGCAAAGGGGTATAGTCGCTGGCGCTTCTATGGTCAGAGCAAACTTGCAAACCTTCTGTTCGCCTACGAGTTGCAAAGGCGCCTGACTGCGGCCGGGTGGCCTGTCATCAGTGTGGCTTGTCACCCAGGCTTTGCTGCGACCAATCTAACCGCTGCAGGGGTTGGTATGAACATGGGGGTGTTCGGGCGCGGTTTGGCGGCTTTTGCCAATCTATTTGCACAAAGTGCCTATATGGGGGCTTTGCCTACTGTGTACGCAGCGGTCAATGAAAACCTCCGCGGCGGCGAATACATTGGACCTGTTGGAAAAAGTGGCATGAAGGGCTATCCGGGCATCGTAAAGTCAAATGACCGCTCCTATGATACTGAGTTGGCGCAGAAACTATGGAGAGTATCAGAGGACTTAACAGGTGTGCACTACAGCTTTGAGTGA
- a CDS encoding long-chain fatty acid--CoA ligase: MMEFPLTLNHILERAGDLFAKSEIVSQTPEKALHRYSYREFYSRSIQLAEALQQAGLQRGDRVATLMWNHYAHLEAYFGIPAAGGVYHTLNIRLHPDEIAYIANHASDRFLIVDDVLVPLLEKFIDKVSFERIFVVPLSQHPIPTRYEDYEMFLATAAGEFQFPELNENEPAGMCYTSGTTGRPKGVVYSHRSLVLHSLAAALVDTLAIGERDAVCPVVPMFHANAWGVPFASVLVGAKQVFPGPHLDAQSLLNLFAAENVTFAAGVPTIWLGIAQALEQNREGWLLKNIRMAVGGSAAPEGLIRTFDKFGLKVIHAWGMTETTPLATVSQPLALMDEWDANDVYRIRAKQGSRVPFIDMRIVNEDGIVPRDGQTMGELQVRGPWVARDYYNRPDTAASFTEDGWFRTGDVATIDEYGYMKITDRTKDLIKSGGEWISSLDLENTLMGHPGVAEAAVFAIPHPKWQERPVAAVVVKQGQTVSEEELKEYLTRTVPKWWVPEAFVFIDEIPRTSAGKFLKSKLRADYHDWNWNWDPAGKA, translated from the coding sequence ATGATGGAGTTTCCCTTGACCTTAAATCATATCTTAGAACGAGCAGGAGACTTGTTCGCAAAATCTGAGATTGTATCACAGACACCCGAAAAGGCCTTGCATAGATATTCATATCGAGAGTTTTACAGCCGTTCTATTCAGTTGGCGGAAGCCTTGCAACAGGCTGGTTTGCAGCGAGGAGACAGAGTAGCAACTTTGATGTGGAACCACTATGCTCACCTCGAAGCCTATTTCGGTATTCCGGCAGCAGGCGGAGTGTACCATACGTTAAATATTAGGCTTCATCCGGATGAAATCGCATACATTGCAAATCACGCCTCCGATCGCTTCTTGATTGTAGATGACGTACTTGTCCCCCTCCTAGAGAAATTCATCGACAAAGTCTCTTTTGAACGCATTTTTGTGGTGCCCTTATCACAGCACCCTATCCCCACTCGCTATGAAGACTATGAAATGTTTTTGGCTACGGCAGCGGGAGAGTTTCAGTTCCCTGAACTCAATGAAAATGAACCTGCAGGAATGTGTTATACATCTGGTACAACGGGTCGTCCGAAGGGTGTGGTCTATTCACATCGTTCCTTAGTCCTTCATTCGCTTGCGGCAGCGCTGGTGGATACACTTGCCATCGGAGAAAGAGACGCTGTGTGTCCAGTGGTCCCGATGTTTCACGCAAATGCTTGGGGAGTACCTTTTGCATCCGTTCTGGTGGGTGCCAAACAGGTGTTTCCGGGGCCTCATCTCGATGCACAAAGTTTGCTCAATCTATTTGCGGCTGAGAACGTGACTTTTGCTGCCGGAGTTCCTACCATTTGGCTGGGAATAGCCCAGGCGCTGGAGCAAAATCGAGAAGGCTGGCTTTTAAAAAATATAAGGATGGCAGTCGGGGGGTCAGCAGCGCCGGAAGGTTTAATTCGTACCTTTGACAAGTTTGGTCTGAAGGTCATTCACGCTTGGGGCATGACAGAAACCACACCGCTTGCGACGGTGAGCCAGCCCCTTGCTTTGATGGATGAATGGGACGCAAACGATGTTTATCGGATTCGCGCGAAGCAAGGCTCGCGTGTACCTTTTATTGATATGCGGATTGTCAATGAAGACGGAATTGTTCCACGGGATGGACAGACAATGGGAGAACTGCAAGTCCGAGGACCGTGGGTTGCCAGGGACTACTACAATCGACCGGATACGGCCGCAAGCTTTACGGAAGACGGTTGGTTCCGTACAGGCGACGTTGCTACTATTGATGAGTACGGGTACATGAAGATAACGGATCGGACGAAGGACCTCATCAAGTCTGGGGGGGAGTGGATTAGTTCTTTGGATCTGGAAAACACCTTGATGGGGCATCCAGGTGTGGCCGAGGCTGCCGTATTTGCAATTCCCCACCCAAAGTGGCAGGAGCGACCTGTTGCAGCGGTCGTCGTAAAACAAGGGCAAACAGTATCCGAAGAAGAATTGAAGGAGTATTTAACTAGGACAGTACCAAAGTGGTGGGTCCCAGAGGCGTTCGTATTTATTGATGAGATACCGAGAACATCTGCTGGGAAATTTTTAAAATCCAAACTGCGAGCGGATTACCACGACTGGAATTGGAACTGGGACCCGGCAGGGAAGGCGTAG
- a CDS encoding IS4 family transposase — protein sequence MDKDTTKSTFMKYLSPLDTEKMLDEIRTLGLDKYTKKLDAITFTQLLVFGQIQQVTSLTNLSGLLNEDPKLQAQLGLASISTSQLSRKLRMETRFLESVFRRCVDQNIQALGWKKATNRLGRMNLVDSSTITMCLSQYPWASFQRDKAGVKLHLRLVFMNERVYPDKATLTPARPADTTQMDELISCDENALFVFDRGYVDYRKFDVYCQSGTKFVTRLRHNAGTMAVLEERPVAENSPVLRDAVIRLGSEFRSMAHPTRRIEALDKEGQRVIFLTNDLTLPAEEICDLYRNRWQIELFFKWIKQHLTVKQLYGKSENAVYNQLRIALITFCLLVLLQARVKHSGRLIAVYKSLQRHWAEKFDTFVFYVTRPPTRRSCGRRRMNHEQTFTQTLQQYVNGDVGHLETSEYDPIFIR from the coding sequence ATGGACAAGGATACTACAAAATCCACATTTATGAAATACCTTTCTCCCTTGGATACGGAGAAAATGTTGGACGAAATTCGAACTTTGGGTTTGGACAAGTACACGAAGAAGCTAGATGCTATCACGTTTACTCAACTGCTTGTATTTGGACAAATTCAACAAGTTACATCATTGACCAATCTCAGCGGCCTTTTAAATGAGGATCCAAAGCTGCAGGCGCAACTTGGTCTCGCATCCATCAGCACCTCACAACTGTCGCGCAAGTTACGGATGGAGACGAGATTTCTTGAGTCTGTCTTTCGGCGGTGTGTTGACCAAAACATTCAGGCTCTGGGATGGAAGAAGGCTACAAACCGGTTAGGACGAATGAATCTCGTAGACTCCTCCACGATTACTATGTGCCTGTCTCAGTATCCATGGGCGAGTTTCCAGCGAGACAAAGCCGGCGTCAAATTACACCTTCGTCTCGTCTTTATGAATGAACGAGTATACCCGGATAAAGCAACGCTTACACCAGCCAGGCCGGCAGACACAACACAAATGGATGAGCTCATTTCCTGTGATGAAAATGCCCTGTTTGTCTTTGACCGTGGCTACGTCGACTATCGAAAGTTTGACGTCTATTGCCAAAGTGGGACCAAATTCGTCACACGACTCCGACACAATGCCGGCACCATGGCAGTGTTAGAAGAAAGACCCGTTGCAGAGAATTCACCTGTGTTACGTGATGCGGTCATCCGGCTTGGTTCCGAATTCCGGAGCATGGCGCATCCGACCCGTCGGATCGAGGCCTTAGACAAAGAGGGGCAACGTGTTATCTTCTTAACCAATGACCTGACTTTACCGGCTGAGGAGATTTGTGACCTGTACCGCAATCGCTGGCAGATTGAACTGTTCTTCAAGTGGATTAAGCAACATCTCACAGTGAAGCAGCTTTATGGCAAGAGTGAGAATGCTGTCTATAACCAGTTGCGTATTGCGCTCATCACCTTCTGCTTACTTGTACTCCTGCAAGCACGGGTGAAACACAGCGGGCGTCTGATCGCCGTCTATAAATCCCTGCAACGTCATTGGGCCGAGAAATTTGACACATTCGTCTTTTACGTGACTCGACCACCGACACGGCGTTCATGTGGGCGTAGGAGGATGAACCATGAGCAGACTTTTACTCAAACTTTACAACAATATGTAAATGGAGACGTCGGGCACTTAGAAACCAGCGAGTACGACCCCATCTTCATAAGGTAA
- a CDS encoding ABC-F family ATP-binding cassette domain-containing protein, giving the protein MQVLSVNGVTKSFGDKEVIAKATFTIQHGSRTGLIGANGSGKSTLMKIMSGLDGPSDGYVRRASNVTFAYLPQTIQFSDRHTVGSWLEEAQHQLRAIQLHLEQLTKQMGLCKEQQSLNRIMEEYGELAERFEACGGYELDYRIQAVLHGLGLSYLTKNQRVSALSGGEKTRLGLAATLIQNPDVLLLDEPTNHLDSAAINWLEDYLNTFKGALVVVSHDRTFLDKTVTKILEVNEFDHQVREYSGNYTLYIQEKHDARRQWEQRYARERLKIQELRLRIYESARQVGHNRPPKDGNKMAYFGHGQKVQRAVSSRVRAAEVELEKILENPTPRPPDPMKFAASLQAEQVHRPTVVTIAHVNVTKSDGAAILKDVSLTLGKHQHVLLTGPNGAGKTTLLNIIANAAAGGFMYETGGLQITGEVFVPRHIHAAYIQQEFQPQIKHSSEANPVSDRPASGNEGNQSDFSLLDIFRQLLPGQRDDHVSKLLSYQLFQYKDFHLPVTSLSPGQLRKLMIAKLMAKEANLLLIDEPTNHVSFDILEEFERALNQFPGPVVAVSHDRWFIQHFQGSVWTLNHGILTTSVADGMSTEAENKMRDEIQELGQYQVD; this is encoded by the coding sequence ATGCAGGTACTGTCCGTAAACGGTGTAACCAAATCTTTTGGTGATAAAGAAGTCATTGCAAAAGCAACATTTACCATTCAGCACGGAAGTCGTACCGGACTCATCGGTGCAAACGGGTCTGGGAAATCAACTCTTATGAAAATTATGTCGGGCCTCGATGGACCAAGTGACGGTTATGTGAGGCGTGCCTCCAACGTGACTTTTGCTTATCTGCCGCAAACGATACAATTCTCGGACAGACATACGGTCGGTAGTTGGCTTGAAGAAGCCCAGCATCAGTTGCGAGCCATTCAACTTCACCTGGAACAATTGACGAAACAAATGGGTCTCTGTAAGGAACAGCAATCCCTAAACCGCATTATGGAAGAATACGGTGAATTGGCCGAACGGTTTGAAGCTTGCGGAGGATATGAGTTGGATTACAGAATTCAAGCAGTGCTTCATGGACTGGGACTGTCGTACCTCACTAAAAATCAACGAGTTAGTGCATTGTCTGGAGGAGAAAAGACTCGTCTGGGGCTCGCTGCTACTTTGATTCAGAATCCCGACGTACTGCTCCTCGACGAGCCAACGAACCACTTAGACTCCGCAGCGATAAATTGGTTGGAAGACTATCTCAATACATTTAAAGGGGCCCTAGTGGTAGTCTCTCACGACAGGACCTTTCTTGATAAAACAGTTACTAAAATTCTGGAGGTTAACGAATTTGACCACCAGGTACGCGAATACAGCGGAAACTACACCTTGTACATTCAGGAAAAACATGACGCACGCCGGCAATGGGAACAACGCTATGCACGCGAGCGGTTAAAAATACAGGAACTGCGCCTGCGCATATACGAATCAGCCAGACAAGTCGGGCACAACCGGCCTCCGAAAGACGGAAACAAAATGGCGTATTTTGGACACGGTCAAAAGGTTCAGCGCGCAGTCTCCAGTCGCGTTCGAGCAGCCGAAGTGGAACTGGAAAAGATTTTGGAAAATCCAACTCCCAGGCCGCCTGACCCCATGAAATTTGCTGCGTCGCTGCAGGCAGAGCAAGTGCACCGCCCTACGGTCGTCACGATTGCCCACGTCAATGTTACTAAGAGCGACGGTGCTGCAATCCTAAAAGATGTAAGCCTTACTCTGGGAAAACATCAGCATGTCCTTCTGACAGGCCCCAACGGTGCTGGTAAGACAACCCTTTTGAATATCATTGCAAACGCTGCAGCAGGAGGGTTCATGTATGAGACGGGCGGCTTGCAGATAACGGGTGAAGTCTTCGTCCCCCGGCACATTCACGCCGCATACATCCAACAAGAGTTTCAACCCCAGATCAAACACAGTTCCGAAGCCAACCCGGTCAGTGACAGACCTGCATCCGGAAACGAGGGCAATCAGTCGGATTTCTCTTTGTTAGACATATTTCGCCAATTATTGCCCGGGCAACGAGACGACCATGTCTCCAAACTTCTATCGTATCAGCTGTTCCAGTACAAGGACTTTCATTTGCCTGTCACATCTCTGAGTCCAGGGCAGCTCCGCAAACTAATGATTGCAAAGCTAATGGCAAAGGAGGCGAATCTACTCTTGATTGACGAACCCACAAACCACGTCAGTTTTGATATTCTCGAGGAGTTCGAGCGGGCATTAAATCAGTTTCCCGGACCTGTGGTTGCCGTTTCACACGACAGATGGTTCATTCAGCACTTTCAAGGCAGTGTTTGGACTTTAAATCACGGTATACTCACAACCAGCGTTGCTGATGGCATGAGCACTGAAGCTGAAAACAAAATGAGAGATGAAATTCAGGAATTAGGCCAGTATCAAGTCGACTAA
- a CDS encoding Glu/Leu/Phe/Val dehydrogenase, with protein MAESSSTVLQERETLNPYLIAQRQIQLAAGVLGLNQDVVEILKRPQRVLSVSFPVRMDDGSVQVFEGYRSQHNDAGGPGKGGIRFHPEVHVDEVKALSMWMTIKCQVVGLPFGGAKGGVICDPRTLSTGELERVSRGFIEAISQIIGPDKDIPAPDVYTNPKVMGWMMDTLSRMQQTYSPAAITGKPLSIGGSQGRSEATARGCVMTVVEAMKEKGKDMKGATAVVQGFGNAGRTAAKLLSDLGFHILAVSDSRGAVYSPAGLDVEYLSVLKETGSVVDDEALLRITQDELLELEADVLIPAALGNVITAENADKIHASIIAEAANGPITPDADQVLAEKGIVVIPDVLANAGGVTVSYFEWVQNVTRFYWKNDRVLDELRTVMVDSYHAVSNLAKKYETTLRVAAYMIALQRVTNAMTERGWV; from the coding sequence TTGGCTGAGTCGAGTTCAACAGTGTTACAGGAGCGCGAAACGCTGAATCCTTATCTCATTGCCCAGCGTCAAATTCAGCTGGCAGCAGGAGTCTTGGGGCTGAACCAAGATGTAGTAGAGATTTTAAAGCGGCCCCAGCGTGTGCTGTCTGTGTCCTTTCCGGTACGAATGGATGATGGTTCGGTCCAAGTGTTTGAGGGATACCGGTCACAGCACAATGATGCGGGAGGGCCTGGCAAAGGCGGAATTCGATTTCATCCGGAAGTCCATGTGGATGAAGTCAAAGCGTTGTCCATGTGGATGACGATTAAGTGTCAGGTTGTAGGGTTGCCCTTTGGCGGGGCAAAAGGTGGAGTTATCTGTGACCCGCGCACGCTCAGCACAGGCGAACTGGAACGAGTCAGTCGGGGATTTATTGAGGCCATTTCCCAGATTATTGGCCCTGACAAGGATATCCCGGCTCCTGATGTCTACACCAATCCTAAAGTTATGGGCTGGATGATGGACACGCTCAGTCGAATGCAACAGACCTACTCTCCTGCAGCCATTACGGGAAAGCCTTTGTCCATCGGCGGTTCACAGGGCCGAAGCGAGGCGACCGCCAGAGGCTGTGTCATGACTGTAGTAGAAGCTATGAAAGAAAAGGGAAAAGACATGAAGGGTGCTACAGCTGTCGTACAAGGCTTTGGGAACGCCGGTCGAACTGCTGCCAAGCTGCTGTCTGACCTTGGCTTTCACATTCTTGCAGTCAGTGACTCAAGGGGTGCTGTGTATTCGCCCGCCGGTCTCGATGTGGAGTATCTGAGTGTGTTGAAAGAGACGGGATCGGTCGTGGATGATGAAGCACTGTTACGTATTACTCAAGATGAATTGTTGGAACTGGAAGCAGATGTGTTGATACCGGCTGCTTTGGGCAATGTGATTACGGCCGAGAATGCAGACAAAATCCACGCATCCATCATTGCGGAGGCAGCGAATGGCCCGATTACACCAGACGCAGACCAGGTTTTGGCCGAAAAAGGAATTGTGGTCATTCCGGATGTGCTGGCCAATGCTGGCGGTGTAACAGTCTCCTACTTTGAGTGGGTTCAGAATGTTACGCGATTTTATTGGAAAAACGACCGGGTTCTTGACGAACTCCGGACCGTAATGGTAGACAGCTATCACGCCGTTAGCAACCTAGCGAAAAAATATGAAACTACGCTTCGTGTAGCGGCGTATATGATTGCGTTGCAGCGCGTCACCAATGCGATGACAGAAAGAGGGTGGGTGTAA
- a CDS encoding FAD:protein FMN transferase: protein MTTFQRSYDAMGSRFSVRLDLWPNSDSSTPINSGETEALLTQLEEKTEQLEQSLSRFRQDSELMTLINSMDQWTTPSPHMEEVLKIAEAAMDLTACAFDPRILPRLEEIGYAGAAFNNSFHQSEPSSCDPAKVFHRNEHGEIKLVTPIDLGGIGKGYTADCLAEMIESAVSPFNLAGYIIDAGGDLVVSGCQHSGDPWNIGIENPLNPSTLSAVASPVGNYGQKTALCTSSLWRNAWVHEGKKVHHLIDPATGSPVETQLYSVTALADSAATAEVVTKYILLRGFRDAPLWRDYTPRCLWITKTGNIHMNADMEPFIVWLATD from the coding sequence ATGACAACATTTCAACGGAGCTATGACGCCATGGGATCCCGGTTTTCAGTGCGCCTGGACTTGTGGCCGAATTCTGATTCTTCCACCCCTATCAACAGTGGCGAGACAGAAGCGCTACTCACACAATTAGAAGAAAAAACAGAACAACTGGAGCAATCTCTATCACGCTTTCGCCAAGACAGCGAATTGATGACCCTGATAAATAGCATGGACCAGTGGACAACGCCCTCTCCTCATATGGAGGAGGTGCTAAAGATAGCAGAAGCAGCCATGGATTTGACAGCATGCGCTTTTGACCCGCGTATTTTGCCTCGCTTAGAAGAAATTGGCTACGCCGGCGCTGCCTTTAACAACAGCTTCCATCAATCAGAACCCTCATCCTGTGACCCCGCCAAGGTATTCCACAGAAATGAGCACGGCGAAATTAAGCTAGTTACCCCGATAGACCTTGGCGGCATTGGCAAAGGCTACACCGCAGACTGTTTGGCCGAGATGATTGAATCCGCCGTCAGCCCGTTCAACCTGGCAGGATATATCATTGATGCAGGCGGCGATCTCGTTGTGTCCGGCTGTCAGCACTCCGGCGACCCATGGAACATCGGTATTGAAAATCCACTTAATCCGTCTACCCTTTCAGCGGTCGCTTCACCTGTTGGAAACTATGGCCAAAAGACGGCGCTGTGCACCAGTTCCCTCTGGCGCAATGCATGGGTCCACGAAGGTAAGAAAGTCCATCACCTAATCGATCCTGCTACAGGCAGTCCTGTAGAAACCCAGCTCTACTCAGTTACGGCCCTGGCAGATTCAGCAGCCACAGCCGAAGTCGTGACTAAATATATTCTGCTTCGCGGATTTAGAGATGCCCCCTTGTGGCGGGATTACACGCCTCGCTGTTTGTGGATTACAAAAACGGGCAATATCCACATGAATGCAGACATGGAGCCTTTCATTGTTTGGCTTGCGACAGACTGA
- a CDS encoding PadR family transcriptional regulator, with translation MDERSLLLLGMLRTQSQHGYQINEFIEQNLSRVIDIKRSTAYSILDRLSAAGYVDVTVEQEGNRPPRKVYAITPQGEAQFYELLRENLTEAEGLSSPYDIGLMFLDALSQEEALAAVKTRIEKLQYWTEMYENAPRHGFGVGVDLAVEHRLMLVKAELDWLKSVRNRIGSAQR, from the coding sequence ATGGATGAACGGAGCCTGCTGTTGTTGGGTATGCTGAGAACGCAAAGCCAGCACGGCTATCAAATTAATGAATTTATTGAGCAAAATCTGTCTCGCGTTATTGACATTAAACGTTCTACTGCGTATTCCATTTTGGATAGGCTTAGTGCCGCCGGCTATGTAGATGTGACTGTGGAGCAGGAGGGAAATAGACCACCGCGCAAAGTCTACGCCATCACGCCTCAGGGGGAGGCACAATTTTATGAGTTGCTTAGGGAGAATTTGACGGAAGCTGAAGGTTTGTCTTCTCCTTACGATATTGGCCTGATGTTTTTGGATGCTTTGTCTCAGGAAGAGGCTCTCGCCGCGGTGAAGACTCGCATCGAAAAACTGCAGTATTGGACAGAGATGTATGAAAATGCACCAAGACATGGATTTGGCGTTGGCGTCGACTTAGCAGTAGAGCACCGTCTGATGCTGGTGAAAGCTGAATTGGACTGGCTCAAATCCGTGAGAAATCGAATTGGGTCCGCACAACGCTAA
- a CDS encoding rod shape-determining protein, translating into MNIFIDLGTSHFRAGTKEKGVLVNEPSVVAYRGSQVIVGTEANRMIGRIPRGIRLAYPVEDGIVKDLDAAVDTVKYIIGKCSPSKYLNRYNIVFSSPWKLTDVEKGALKEAASAGTSRRVEFVDASVAAALGAELPIEDPTGCMIVNLGGGTTEVSILSMGGVVHSRRQSVGGKTIDDEIVELLRKEYRFTIGQPSAERLKHLASAAPGEQAFEVSGRNLMTRLPGKRKVDEKLLQKSLESYVDTIQQLIVEALESCPPELIGDIVDRGIMLVGGGAHSQYILERMRQRIEIPVVSAESPDLCIIRGLMRYETGETKGRFGRLKQNVS; encoded by the coding sequence ATGAATATATTTATCGATCTTGGCACCTCCCACTTTCGTGCAGGTACGAAAGAGAAGGGAGTGCTTGTGAATGAGCCTTCCGTCGTGGCGTATCGCGGCAGTCAAGTCATCGTTGGCACTGAGGCAAACCGTATGATTGGCCGTATTCCCAGAGGTATTCGTCTTGCTTATCCTGTTGAAGATGGAATTGTTAAGGACTTGGACGCTGCAGTGGACACCGTCAAATACATTATTGGGAAGTGCTCTCCCAGCAAATACTTAAACCGTTACAATATTGTCTTCTCATCACCTTGGAAACTGACTGATGTTGAAAAAGGGGCTTTAAAGGAAGCCGCTTCCGCAGGAACGTCAAGGCGGGTTGAGTTTGTTGACGCTTCTGTTGCTGCAGCCTTGGGCGCGGAGCTACCGATTGAGGATCCAACCGGGTGTATGATAGTTAACTTGGGTGGAGGAACGACAGAAGTATCCATCTTGTCCATGGGCGGTGTCGTACACAGTCGGCGCCAGAGTGTCGGCGGCAAAACCATTGACGATGAAATTGTCGAATTGCTGAGAAAGGAATACCGATTTACAATCGGACAACCCTCTGCAGAACGTCTTAAACATTTGGCCAGCGCCGCACCAGGGGAACAAGCCTTCGAGGTATCCGGAAGAAACCTGATGACAAGACTCCCTGGAAAGCGCAAGGTGGATGAGAAGCTTCTGCAAAAGTCTCTGGAAAGCTACGTGGATACAATTCAGCAGTTGATTGTTGAAGCCCTTGAATCGTGCCCTCCAGAATTGATTGGAGACATTGTGGACAGAGGCATTATGTTGGTCGGCGGCGGTGCCCATTCTCAGTACATCCTGGAACGTATGCGTCAGCGCATTGAAATACCGGTCGTTTCGGCGGAATCCCCCGATTTATGTATCATCCGTGGACTCATGCGGTACGAGACCGGTGAAACGAAGGGACGCTTTGGACGCCTGAAACAGAACGTGAGCTAA
- a CDS encoding antibiotic biosynthesis monooxygenase, with the protein MFIAANRIEVSEEEQQKMQQGFAHNAPNLKEFDGFLGFELWTEEDGALLAVSRWESKEAFEGYIHSDMFKQHHGGESGQKMQPRAKVTYYTGKVIS; encoded by the coding sequence ATGTTTATTGCCGCAAACCGGATTGAAGTCTCAGAAGAAGAACAACAAAAGATGCAGCAAGGTTTCGCACATAATGCACCTAATTTGAAGGAATTTGACGGCTTTCTTGGTTTCGAACTCTGGACGGAAGAAGACGGAGCACTCCTTGCAGTATCGCGTTGGGAATCCAAAGAGGCTTTCGAAGGCTACATTCACAGTGACATGTTTAAACAACATCACGGTGGTGAAAGCGGACAGAAAATGCAGCCTCGTGCAAAGGTGACTTACTATACAGGAAAAGTAATTTCGTAG
- a CDS encoding YiiX/YebB-like N1pC/P60 family cysteine hydrolase, protein MLRSFPEVWLLGLVVLAVVTVGVCPGEWVSASSELTLVRNLAEEIPRGHLSGEFPGHSFRISETGLEPGDIIACHNPKGGYGYWTHAVLYVGKGEAVDSNDFVRGTIRRPVSAYSTYQAVVVLRVKAPKALREKAVQTALADVGKPYDPFSPVCDSRGQYCSKLVWQAFQRQGVRLCPRHRWIVPDDLVHSPKLTTIKRWSQV, encoded by the coding sequence ATGCTGCGCTCATTCCCTGAAGTGTGGCTGTTGGGACTGGTTGTGCTGGCTGTCGTAACAGTAGGCGTGTGCCCTGGTGAATGGGTCTCTGCATCTTCAGAACTCACGCTTGTCCGTAACCTTGCAGAGGAAATCCCGCGCGGGCATTTGAGCGGTGAGTTCCCCGGACACTCATTCCGAATTTCAGAGACAGGGTTGGAACCGGGAGACATTATTGCGTGCCACAATCCCAAGGGCGGGTACGGATATTGGACACATGCGGTCCTATATGTTGGAAAAGGAGAAGCGGTGGATTCCAACGACTTTGTTCGAGGCACTATCCGGCGCCCGGTCTCAGCCTACAGCACCTATCAAGCTGTGGTGGTCTTACGGGTAAAAGCACCCAAGGCACTTCGCGAGAAGGCAGTTCAAACCGCATTGGCAGACGTAGGAAAACCGTACGACCCCTTTTCTCCAGTCTGCGACTCACGTGGTCAGTACTGCAGTAAGTTGGTGTGGCAGGCATTTCAACGGCAGGGTGTGAGGCTGTGCCCCCGTCATCGTTGGATCGTTCCGGACGATCTCGTTCACAGTCCCAAACTCACCACCATAAAACGGTGGTCTCAGGTATGA